The following are encoded in a window of Gossypium raimondii isolate GPD5lz chromosome 13, ASM2569854v1, whole genome shotgun sequence genomic DNA:
- the LOC105784528 gene encoding uncharacterized protein LOC105784528, translated as MEEKEKKKNKKQKHQHPNDQTTKSSVPASDFSFKPSNEVKGLRFGGQFIVKSFTVRRARPLELPKLLDFPPLLNKNKQLPFPTTTAFLPTNFTILAHHAWHTLTLGLGTKKSKVVLFVFESEAMKLGVDRVWPSEIPLGEVNKKLIRGLKGCEMARFKFRKGCITFYVYAVRGIGTMGFSCADDLRTILQSVVALKDFLDHTAMLAMPNQRSLNYSPQLAMAH; from the coding sequence ATGgaagagaaggaaaagaagaagaacaagaagCAAAAACATCAACACCCCAATGATCAAACAACTAAATCATCAGTACCAGCATCGGATTTTTCATTCAAGCCTAGCAATGAAGTAAAGGGTCTAAGATTTGGTGGGCAGTTCATTGTAAAATCGTTCACAGTCAGGCGAGCAAGGCCACTAGAATTACCCAAACTACTTGATTTCCCACCGTTGTTGAACAAAAACAAGCAGCTTCCTTTCCCTACCACCACAGCTTTTTTACCTACAAATTTCACCATCTTAGCTCACCATGCTTGGCATACACTCACCTTAGGTCTCGGCACCAAGAAATCCAAAGTGGTTCTATTTGTTTTCGAATCGGAAGCCATGAAGTTGGGTGTAGATAGAGTTTGGCCATCAGAGATCCCACTTGGTGAAGTCAACAAGAAGCTGATAAGAGGGTTAAAAGGGTGTGAAATGGCGAGGTTTAAGTTCAGGAAAGGGTGTATTACGTTCTATGTTTATGCAGTTAGAGGGATTGGAACTATGGGATTTTCATGTGCTGACGATTTGAGGACTATTTTGCAATCAGTTGTGGCACTCAAAGATTTCTTGGATCATACTGCTATGCTTGCTATGCCTAATCAGAGAAGCCTTAATTACTCCCCTCAACTTGCAATGGCTcattaa